The stretch of DNA CCGCCTCGAAGCGCAGACGACTCAtcgcctcgctttcttcccAAAAGGCGAGATGCGGAGGGATCGGCGCCACGGCTTggggcgcaggcgagtctggcgccgccgcgccgccgagaggccgctgcagtccccgcgcgtccgcagaggagcccgcagcgccggcgctgggcgctgcggctcgctcgctggagtcgcccgcctcgcgcttctccagagaggggggagcggcggcggcgttgaCGTCGCTGCCGGAGTTCCCCGGGAACAGACTCATCATGTgcgtgcgggcgcggcggccgactTCAAGTTGCTTGAAGACTCAGCGTTGTCTCAGGAGGAGCCCGCGCAGAGCAAAAACCGATTCCCGCCGTCCTGCCGGCTGTCATGCTCACGGAGTCGCCAGAAGTGGAGAGCGCAGACACGAAGGGAAGGCGCCTGTCTGTCGTCTGGCCTGAGCAGCTCTCAGTTGCATACAGAGCTCCgttccgcggcctccgcgtcagGTTTTcggctcgtctgcgcgctgcgAAGCGGGTGAAGCCGCGCCGATGCGCGTCGGCTgacagcgcgagaagaacgaAACCGCTCGATCGTCGCACGACGGGCTCGCGTGGAACAAAGAGACTGCAGAAAACGCGTCTCCACTTCGCAGTTCCACGCGGAATGAACTGGCCACAgacgcgacggagagacagGTTGTGGAAAAGCAAGGCGCATCGGCTAGAGCTTTCCGCTCAGTTGAATCTGCTGGCTCAAGCCACATGTGTATTGGAGGCGAGACGGTCAAGGCCGCGGTGCGCCTCAGAAGCTCCGCCGCAATCTCCTAGAAAGACCGGGATCGAAAATGCGATTTGACAGTCGCAGCAGAAGCGGATTAGTGGCTATGCCAAGCCATGCGAGTCTCTGTTTTCTGTGAGCCAGACTCGCTCGCATGCACTTGGGAGTCGCCTCGGGGTCTGCAACGCTGCACGCGTCCCTCTGACTCGAATTCTGACCTTCTTCTTTTAATCACAAGCTCCACCAGAAGTCTAGGCAGCCTCCAGGGATCAAATGACGCTGGTCTGCCAAAAAAAAGGTAACTTGTGCTTGTGCGACCTGCTTCGCGCATGCAagtgcggctgctgcgaacGCTTTGACGAGCTGACCTGCATGCGTACCGCGCAGCGAAACCATGATCAGTAAAAACGAACCCGTCCTTTGTCACATTGTCTACCTGTTCCCTTTTCTTTTCGGGGCAGAGCGGCCTGGAGGGAAGAGGTCTGCGGGTGGGTGGAgcttgccgccgcccagGACCATCCCCGTGCGAGGTGATCTGCTCACTCACCCTAGTCTCGGCGAGACACTCTGCGGCGGAAAAAAGGCAGACATCGAACTCCCCTCTGCGAACGGAGACGCAAAAGATGTCTTCCTTTCCCCCAGACacgccttctctccttccgAGGCTGTTGGCTTTCGCATCCACTGATCTCGCGCTGTCGGTcgtagtagtagtagtagtagtagtagtagtagtagtagtagtagtagtagtagtagtagtagtagtagtagtagtagtagtagtagtagtagtagtagtagtaagtagtagtagtagtagtagttagtagtagtagtagtagtagtagtagtagtagtagtagtagtagtagtagtagtagtagtagtagtagtagtagtagtagtagtagtagtagtagtagtagtagtagtagtagtagtagtagtagtagtagtagtagtagtagtagtagtagtagtagtagtagtagtagtagtagtagtagtagtagtagtagtagtagtagtagagtagtagtagtagtagcagtagcagtagcagtagcagtagcagtagcagtagcagtagcagtagcagtagcagtagcagtagcagtagcagtagcagtagcagtagcagtagcagtagcagtagcagtagcagtagcagtagcagtagcagtagcagtagcagtagcagtagcagtagcagtagcagtagcagtagcagtagcagtagcagtagcagtagcagtagcagtagcagtagcagtagcagtagcagtagcagtagcagtagcagtagcagtagcagtagcagtagcagtagcagtagcagtagcagtagcagtagcagtagcagtagcagtagcagtagcagtagcagtagcagtagcagtagcagtagcagtagcagtagcagtagcagtagcagtagcagtagcagtagcagtagcagtagcagtagcagtagcagtagcagtagcagtagcagtagcagtagcagtagcagtagcagtagcagtagcagtagcagtagcagtagcagtagcagtagcagtagcagtagcagtagcagtagcagtagcagtagcagtagcagtagcagtagcagtagcagtagcagtagcagtagcagtagcagtagcagtagcagtagcagtagcagtagcagtagcagtagcagtagcagtagcagtagcagtagcagtagcagtagcagtagcagtagtagcagtagcagtagcagtagcagtagcagtagcagtagcagtagcagtagcagtagcagttagcagtagcagtagcagtagcagtagcagtagcagtagcagtagcagtagcagtagcagtagcagtagcagtagcagtagcagtagtAGACGCTCTAGACGTAGTGCTAGTAGTGGAAACTTTTCTCGTACTAGTTGTAACATAGTAGTAGGAATATAAGTCGCATCGGTAACAGTCGGAGTCTTGGTAATAGCTGTAATAACAGGAACTGCCGTTTTCTGTTACAGGATATACGTGCAGTTGAATAGAACGCACGAGCCGCGCCTGCCAGACTGAGTTGAAGCGGCCTTTAgagacgctgcgctgcgcctctcgccgcatgccctctctctcgtaCCGCAGTCTCCCGCTTCGCGGCCGAGAGACATGTCCCCTGCTCATGCACTGCTCACGCCGGTCCTTAGCGTCTCTCTATCACGTCCACACGCGGACTTCCTGTGAAACTGAGACTGGCGAGAAACCCGCGAGAGAGCTTTGTCGCAGCGGATTCCGCGGCGTTGCCGTGGCGCGGCACGCCGGAAGCAGGCTTGCAAGCCAAACGACTCCGCCGCATCGCAACCACCCTTCACGCGTGCCTTCTCCATGTAGCTTCGCAGCGTGTCTGACCCGTCGACCGGTGCTGTATCAGACGTCGGCCCACCTAAACAGGAACAGAGATCCTAGCTAGGCCACGTATCGTTATTCGCACATTGTAGCCAGCCATTGGCTATTGTTTCTGTACAAACGACCCTCGATCCAGCACTGCCCCACTCATGGGCGAgttgcgcgccgccgggtcGACCCTACAGTTTTCACTGCCATGCCGTTTTTAGGTGAATCCTTCCAGACGTTCTCGCCTCGTACCTCCACCAGCTATAACGTGGCGCCTTTTGCACTCAGTCTACATAAATAAATTTGTATATTCTCAAACATCATCTCGgtcctatatatatatatatatatgcttataTATGGCAATCGGTAGGCATCTTTATCGTGTCGCGCTATCGGCAGAggctggaggccgcggcgggcagccTGCGAAGGCGTGGGAGTTCGGAAAAAGCATTACGGAGATCCAGAAAAGAGCGAACGGCCACCAGTTCATGAAACAGCAAATCTCTCGAAAGAGCTCCTTGGGTGTCAACCCTGCGTGCGCTCGGCGGCAACCAGGCCGACGTCTGCGCGGGAGTCGCGGGTTAACAGATTCACTCACAGAAGCATGCGACATTCGCAGATCGGAAATGCTTCAAACATTCGTCACACGGCGGCCACGCACACGCGTGTGGAGGCACTTGCCAGTTTGCGCGCACACAGCGAATCTGAAAATGAGAAAAGACATCTGCGACGACACGCGAAGGGATGCGTCGCCACCTCGAACTGAAAGCGCCTCAGATCAAGCGGAATTCAGCCGCACGGTGCCGCTCACCTTGAGTCCCCTAATCTATAAAAATGCAACACAAACTCCACCGTGCTCCCTGTCCCTAATCAACCAAaaagggcgcggcgagccctcCCGCAAAGAGAAAACCCGACCGATACCCCCAGCCAGACGCCGCATCTCCCTTTTTTGGTGCTGACCAAAAACGCTCATTTCTTGTCACGGTGTGATGTGTTGCGCAAACCCAAGCCCGGCGCATTCACAGAAActcggcggaagcggcgaggGGAGACCAAACCGGAGAGGAGAACAATCGGCTGGCGTTGGTTGAGTCCGAGAAAACAAGCGACgcgtgccgcagcgccggcaaAAAAGCGGATTTTTAAAAACGGTCTGACAGCCGCTTTCACCCGGAAACCGCTCTAAGTCCAGAGCTCCCATACGAGAAACCTCGGCTACCCCTTGGGGGGACGCCGAACAGGACGTCGGAAAGTGCCAAGAGAAAACCAAAAACGCATTCTCGGTGTGCAGGGTCGAAGCAAAACCGGCGCTCCAGACCCAAGCTTCGACTGCGGGAAAGCCTATTGCGGCGAGTAGCTGTGAGAGCCTCGGAAGTCAACCGGACGCGATGAAAGGCACAAGACCTGCCATGAATAAAACATCAAGGAGGAGTGACGCCTCAAGCCTAGACCCTGCAGTGGAGATACAGTCTGCCCGCCCGCGCTGAAATCCGGAAACTGGTTCATAAAAGAGCGCGTCAGCGTCACATTGAAACCTCGAACGGTTCACAGAACTGCAAAACGAACTCCTTCAACACATGCTCCAGCGAGAGGAGCGCGGCAAATGATTCCacaagagaaagagacagcgGGAGGGGGCATCCATTTGCGGCTCTCTTTAGACGCCAatccttcttcctcctgcacAACGCCGGAGGAGGGGTCGGGCTCACCCATCGTGTCGACTCAGGTAGGTCGCGAGGCATGCGTCTCGCTTTATGGAAGGCTGAGGCCTTCTGCGCCCGGCGAG from Besnoitia besnoiti strain Bb-Ger1 chromosome V, whole genome shotgun sequence encodes:
- a CDS encoding hypothetical protein (encoded by transcript BESB_060580), producing the protein MSRGHVSRPRSGRLRYEREGMRREAQRSVSKGRFNSVWQARLVRSIQLHVYPVTENGSSCYYSYYQDSDCYRCDLYSYYYVTTSTRKVSTTSTTSRASTTATATATATATATATATATATATATATANCYCYCYCYCYCYCYCYCYCYYCYCYCYCYCYCYCYCYCYCYCYCYCYCYCYCYCYCYCYCYCYCYCYCYCYCYCYCYCYCYCYCYCYCYCYCYCYCYCYCYCYCYCYCYCYCYCYCYCYCYCYCYCYCYCYCYCYCYCYCYCYCYCYCYCYCYCYCYCYCYCYCYCYCYCYCYCYCYCYCYCYCYCYCYCYCYCYCYCYCYCYCYCYCYCYCYCYCYCYCYCYCYCYCYCYCYCYCYCYCYCYCYCYCYYYYYSTTTTTTTTTTTTTTTTTTTTTTTTTTTTTTTTTTTTTTTTTTTTTTTTTTTTTTTTTTTTTTTTTTTTNYYYYYYLLLLLLLLLLLLLLLLLLLLLLLLLLLLLLLLLLRPTARDQWMRKPTASEGEKACLGERKTSFASPFAEGSSMSAFFPPQSVSPRLG